From the Oryzihumus leptocrescens genome, one window contains:
- a CDS encoding bifunctional glycosyltransferase family 2/GtrA family protein, with amino-acid sequence MSARPVLDVVIPVHNEEHTLPACVRRLAGHLHATFPYPFRITVADNASTDRTWDVALGLAAAMPEVSAVHLDRKGRGRALKAVWSASDAPILAYMDVDLSTDLDALWPLVAPLMSGHSDVAIGSRLARGARVVRGAKREVVSRAYNLILRAALGSRFSDAQCGFKAIRADVAAELLPLVEDPTWFFDTELLVLAERSGLRIHEVPVDWFDDPDSRVAIVQTALDDLRGVRRVRRGLRSGRLPVEDIRARIGRRPHEQQLAGRLVGQLWRFGGIGLASTVLHLGLFALLRPGLPSAQVANVLALFVATVFNTAANRRWTFGLRDRRRAGLQQAQGLLVFGITLVMTSAALGLLHVLAPGAGTGVQTLTIAVANMLSTAVRFAAMRWWIFRTPARPATAPATPASPPPSAPDPSNPAVPEPETTEMVRSVGQGGAAVGETLARQA; translated from the coding sequence ATGAGCGCCCGCCCCGTCCTCGACGTCGTCATCCCGGTCCACAACGAGGAGCACACCCTGCCGGCGTGCGTCCGCCGGCTCGCCGGGCACCTGCACGCGACGTTTCCCTACCCGTTCCGGATCACCGTGGCCGACAACGCCAGCACCGACCGGACGTGGGACGTGGCCCTGGGCCTGGCCGCGGCGATGCCCGAGGTGTCCGCCGTGCACCTGGACCGGAAGGGACGGGGCCGGGCGCTCAAGGCGGTCTGGTCGGCCTCCGACGCGCCGATCCTGGCGTACATGGACGTCGACCTGTCCACCGACCTCGACGCGCTGTGGCCGCTGGTCGCCCCGCTGATGTCGGGACACTCCGACGTGGCGATCGGCAGCCGGCTCGCCCGCGGCGCCCGGGTGGTGAGGGGCGCGAAACGGGAGGTGGTCTCCCGCGCATACAACCTCATCCTCCGCGCGGCGCTGGGCTCGCGGTTCAGCGACGCGCAGTGCGGGTTCAAGGCGATCCGCGCCGACGTGGCCGCCGAGCTGCTGCCGTTGGTGGAGGACCCGACGTGGTTCTTCGACACCGAGCTGCTCGTCCTGGCCGAGCGCAGCGGGCTGCGCATCCACGAGGTGCCGGTCGACTGGTTCGACGACCCGGACAGCCGCGTGGCGATCGTGCAGACCGCCCTCGACGACCTGCGCGGCGTGCGCCGGGTGCGCCGCGGGCTGCGCTCCGGCCGCCTGCCGGTGGAGGACATCCGCGCCCGGATCGGGCGGCGCCCGCACGAGCAGCAGCTCGCCGGCCGGCTGGTCGGGCAGCTGTGGCGGTTCGGCGGCATCGGCCTCGCGAGCACGGTCCTGCACCTGGGCCTGTTCGCGTTGCTGCGCCCGGGGCTGCCCTCGGCGCAGGTGGCCAACGTGCTCGCGCTGTTCGTCGCGACGGTCTTCAACACCGCGGCCAACCGGCGGTGGACCTTCGGGCTGCGCGACCGACGCAGGGCCGGGTTGCAGCAGGCTCAGGGGCTGCTGGTGTTCGGCATCACGCTGGTGATGACCAGCGCGGCGCTGGGGCTGCTGCACGTGCTGGCGCCCGGCGCAGGGACCGGCGTGCAGACCCTGACCATCGCTGTGGCCAACATGCTCTCGACGGCGGTCCGGTTCGCGGCGATGCGCTGGTGGATCTTCCGCACCCCAGCGCGCCCTGCCACCGCTCCCGCCACCCCTGCATCTCCCCCACCGAGCGCACCAGATCCGTCGAATCCTGCGGTTCCGGAGCCCGAGACGACGGAAATGGTGCGTTCGGTCGGGCAGGGGGGCGCCGCGGTCGGCGAGACGCTGGCCCGTCAGGCGTAG
- a CDS encoding acyl-CoA dehydrogenase family protein gives MDFGFTPVMEQWQQRVQAFLDEVVYPAEATFYEQVAAQAQSNPWGRPPVMAELKAEAQRRGLWNLFLPGERGAGLSNLEYAPLAELSGRSPMLAPEAMNCAAPDTGNMEVLAHFATPAVQRQWLEPLLRGEIRSAYSMTEPEVASSDANNIATRIEVDDDELVVTGRKWWSSGAMAPECKVAIVMGLSDPDGERHQRHSMVVVPLDTPGVDVRRSTHVLGYTDGPHGGHAEIVYDAVRVPRENLLGELHRGFAIGQARLGPGRIHHCMRLIGMAERAYDLMCERVQQRVAFGKPLAAQGVVQEWVAEARIRIEQARLLVLKTAWLMDTVGNRGAAVEISAIKVAVPEMATWVIDRAMQAHGGMGVCQDTVLPELYAQARMLHLADGPDEVHRMALARRELKRYA, from the coding sequence ATGGACTTCGGCTTCACCCCGGTCATGGAGCAGTGGCAGCAACGCGTGCAGGCCTTCCTCGACGAGGTGGTCTACCCGGCCGAGGCGACGTTCTACGAGCAGGTGGCCGCGCAGGCACAGAGCAACCCGTGGGGGCGTCCGCCGGTCATGGCCGAGCTCAAGGCCGAGGCGCAGCGGCGCGGGCTGTGGAACCTGTTCCTGCCCGGTGAGCGGGGCGCGGGGCTGAGCAACCTGGAGTATGCCCCGCTGGCCGAGCTGTCCGGCCGCTCCCCGATGCTGGCCCCCGAGGCGATGAACTGCGCCGCGCCGGACACCGGCAACATGGAGGTGCTGGCGCACTTCGCCACGCCGGCGGTGCAACGGCAGTGGCTGGAACCGTTGCTGCGCGGGGAGATCCGCTCGGCGTACTCGATGACCGAGCCCGAGGTCGCCAGCTCCGACGCCAACAACATCGCCACGCGCATCGAGGTCGACGACGACGAGCTCGTCGTCACCGGCCGCAAGTGGTGGTCCAGCGGCGCGATGGCCCCGGAGTGCAAGGTCGCCATCGTCATGGGCCTGTCCGACCCCGACGGCGAGCGGCACCAGCGGCACAGCATGGTCGTCGTCCCGCTGGACACCCCGGGCGTCGACGTGCGCCGGTCCACGCACGTGCTCGGCTACACCGACGGCCCGCACGGCGGGCACGCCGAGATCGTGTATGACGCCGTGCGGGTCCCGCGGGAGAACCTCCTCGGGGAGCTCCACCGCGGGTTCGCCATCGGCCAGGCCCGGCTCGGGCCGGGACGGATCCACCACTGCATGCGGTTGATCGGCATGGCCGAGCGGGCGTACGACCTCATGTGCGAGCGGGTGCAGCAGCGCGTGGCGTTCGGCAAGCCGCTGGCCGCGCAGGGCGTCGTGCAGGAGTGGGTGGCCGAGGCGCGGATCCGCATCGAGCAGGCCCGGCTGCTGGTGCTCAAGACCGCGTGGCTGATGGATACCGTCGGCAACCGCGGCGCCGCCGTGGAGATCTCGGCGATCAAGGTCGCGGTGCCGGAGATGGCCACGTGGGTGATCGACCGGGCGATGCAGGCCCACGGCGGGATGGGCGTCTGCCAGGACACGGTCCTGCCCGAGCTCTACGCCCAGGCCCGGATGCTGCACCTGGCCGACGGGCCGGACGAGGTCCACCGCATGGCCCTCGCCCGGCGCGAGCTCAAGCGCTACGCCTGA
- a CDS encoding FtsX-like permease family protein, whose protein sequence is MGLALRRLRHEWRRALATGLSVLVAVTAFVVLTGSAETARLQTTATVNASFRSSYDVLVRPRGSQTAIEKASGKVRPNYLSGIFGGITTAQVDAVRQVPGVEVAAPIAMIGEVLQTVDYPVDVTSLVGTSGPAVLRFTVTDHDLHGLATAPASAGYVYVGNQLSLDMGADDLPVKDSLPGGRDVTVCSDMPTSAQIHSPFDPRNTWSAQCWDRNAGIGGDHWVGKPGQFSVLAQRSFPVMVAAIDPAAEAALAGVDKAVVGGRYLTARDAPVPGTDAVDVPVLASATSMVDDTATVRVDRLGPAGVGIVRSGRGAERTRELLLRQPGLGGTSTTVTAQQALDAWLNGSGAHRAAGVVSPQTLFTTSAVSYTRRPDGVLVPKVVTNDPGVWSTSVYVNMKFAQVPAAAADTAYRTVTAVPASGPDGTRLPLTLNLNTVGTFDPRKLTSGSVLSEVPLETYRPPAAVGADTATRRLLGGQPLRPDTNPAGYLQAPPLMLTNLSALPAFANPRTFDLPAGSLLRTAPISVVRVRVAGVKGADPVSRERVRLVAERIRAATGLDVDITVGSSPSPEVVQLPATAHGAPTLRVQENWVKKGVATAILTAIDHKSLVLFLLILVTTALSVAISATAAVRARRVELGVLACLGWRPAMLLQHVLAELLAVGVVAGVVGAILSLPLGAALGVPVPWWRSALAVPAALLLVQVAGLLPARQAARAVPAEAVRPAGSITARPMRLRGVASMALVYSRRTPGRVLAGAVALAMGVAALTLMLGVTSAFRGAVVGSLLGDAVSLQVRTPDIVAGVLLAVIGLGCLVDILYLDIREQAPRYASLLAAGWRDRTLAGLVVGQAAVIAVIGALAGAALGVGALALFARPTAAVLASTALVVVVAVGLTCLVALVPARSLRRLPTARLLAQE, encoded by the coding sequence ATGGGGCTCGCGCTGAGGCGACTGCGACACGAGTGGCGGCGTGCGCTGGCGACGGGGCTGTCGGTGCTGGTGGCCGTCACGGCGTTCGTCGTCCTCACCGGGTCCGCCGAGACGGCTCGGCTGCAGACGACGGCGACGGTGAACGCCAGCTTCCGCAGCTCGTATGACGTGCTGGTCCGGCCACGAGGGTCGCAGACTGCGATCGAGAAGGCCTCGGGCAAGGTGCGGCCCAACTACCTGTCGGGGATCTTCGGCGGCATCACGACGGCCCAGGTCGACGCGGTCAGGCAGGTCCCGGGCGTGGAGGTCGCCGCGCCCATCGCGATGATCGGCGAGGTGCTGCAGACCGTGGACTACCCGGTCGACGTGACCTCGCTGGTCGGGACGAGCGGTCCCGCGGTGCTGCGGTTCACGGTGACCGACCACGACCTGCACGGTCTCGCGACGGCTCCGGCGTCGGCCGGCTACGTGTACGTCGGCAACCAGCTGTCACTCGACATGGGCGCCGACGACCTCCCGGTCAAGGACAGCCTGCCTGGCGGGCGGGACGTGACCGTCTGCTCGGACATGCCGACGAGCGCCCAGATCCACTCGCCTTTCGACCCGCGAAACACCTGGTCGGCGCAGTGCTGGGACCGCAACGCCGGCATCGGCGGTGACCACTGGGTCGGCAAGCCCGGGCAGTTCAGCGTGCTGGCCCAGCGGTCCTTCCCGGTGATGGTGGCGGCGATCGACCCTGCCGCGGAGGCGGCACTGGCGGGGGTGGACAAGGCCGTCGTCGGCGGTCGCTACCTGACGGCACGGGACGCACCGGTTCCGGGCACGGATGCCGTCGACGTGCCCGTCCTGGCCTCGGCCACCTCGATGGTCGACGACACGGCCACGGTGCGGGTGGACCGGCTCGGGCCCGCGGGCGTGGGGATCGTCCGTTCCGGTCGCGGAGCAGAACGCACGCGGGAGCTGCTGCTGCGCCAGCCCGGCCTGGGTGGGACGTCGACCACCGTGACTGCCCAGCAGGCCCTGGATGCCTGGCTGAACGGCAGCGGGGCACACCGCGCCGCTGGCGTGGTGTCCCCGCAGACGTTGTTCACCACGTCGGCGGTGAGCTACACGCGGCGCCCGGACGGGGTGCTCGTGCCGAAGGTGGTCACGAACGACCCGGGGGTGTGGTCGACGAGCGTCTACGTCAACATGAAGTTCGCCCAGGTGCCCGCCGCAGCCGCCGACACCGCCTACCGCACGGTCACCGCTGTGCCGGCGAGCGGGCCGGATGGGACCAGGCTGCCGCTGACGCTCAACCTGAACACCGTGGGGACCTTCGACCCGCGCAAGCTCACCTCCGGGTCGGTGCTGTCCGAGGTGCCGCTGGAGACGTACCGCCCGCCGGCAGCGGTGGGTGCCGACACGGCCACGCGCCGGTTGCTCGGCGGGCAGCCGCTGCGGCCGGACACCAACCCGGCCGGCTACCTGCAGGCCCCGCCGCTGATGCTGACGAACCTGTCTGCGTTGCCGGCATTCGCCAACCCTCGGACCTTCGACCTCCCCGCCGGGTCACTGCTGCGGACGGCGCCGATCAGCGTCGTCCGGGTGCGCGTCGCCGGGGTGAAGGGGGCGGACCCGGTCAGCCGGGAGCGGGTGCGCCTCGTCGCCGAGCGGATCCGCGCGGCCACCGGGCTCGACGTCGACATCACCGTGGGCTCCTCGCCGTCGCCCGAAGTAGTGCAGCTCCCTGCCACCGCCCATGGAGCACCGACCCTGCGGGTCCAGGAGAACTGGGTCAAGAAGGGCGTCGCGACGGCGATCCTCACCGCGATCGACCACAAGAGCCTCGTGCTCTTCCTGCTCATCCTCGTGACGACCGCACTGTCCGTGGCGATCTCGGCCACCGCCGCGGTGCGGGCCCGCCGGGTCGAGCTCGGCGTGCTGGCCTGCCTCGGGTGGCGGCCGGCGATGCTGCTGCAGCACGTGCTCGCCGAGCTGCTCGCGGTCGGCGTGGTGGCCGGGGTCGTCGGGGCGATCCTGTCCCTCCCGCTGGGCGCAGCGCTGGGTGTGCCCGTGCCCTGGTGGCGGTCGGCCCTGGCGGTCCCCGCGGCGCTGCTGCTCGTGCAGGTGGCCGGCCTCCTGCCCGCCCGGCAGGCGGCCCGCGCCGTGCCCGCCGAGGCGGTGCGCCCGGCCGGGAGCATCACCGCGCGGCCGATGCGGTTGCGTGGCGTCGCGAGCATGGCGCTGGTCTACAGCCGGCGCACCCCGGGGCGGGTCCTCGCCGGCGCGGTCGCCCTGGCCATGGGTGTCGCGGCGTTGACGCTCATGCTCGGCGTCACCAGCGCCTTTCGCGGCGCGGTCGTCGGCTCACTGCTCGGTGACGCAGTGTCGTTGCAGGTGCGCACCCCCGACATCGTCGCCGGCGTGCTCCTGGCCGTGATCGGCCTCGGCTGCCTCGTCGACATCCTCTACCTGGACATCCGCGAACAGGCTCCCCGCTACGCCTCGCTGCTGGCCGCCGGCTGGCGCGACCGCACCCTTGCCGGGCTCGTCGTCGGCCAGGCCGCGGTCATCGCGGTGATCGGCGCGCTCGCCGGAGCCGCGCTCGGTGTCGGCGCCCTGGCCCTGTTCGCCCGGCCGACCGCCGCGGTGCTCGCCAGCACGGCCCTCGTGGTCGTCGTCGCCGTCGGCCTCACCTGCCTCGTTGCGCTGGTCCCCGCGAGGAGCCTGCGCCGTCTGCCCACCGCCCGCCTGCTTGCCCAGGAGTGA
- a CDS encoding glycosyltransferase family 39 protein: protein MDTMTLPRHAAQPVAGPAETTAPQRSWERPALVGLLVATAALYFYGLTASGWANSFYSAAVQAGSESWKAFFFGSSDTGNSITVDKTPASLWVMALSVRAFGLSSFSILMPEVLMGVASVGVLYATVRHQFGAAAGLLAGAVLALTPVAVMMFRFNNPDALLVLLMTLGAWATMKAIEKASPRWLIWVGVFVGFGFLTKMLQALLVVPAFALAYLVAADTPLRKRLLHLLAAGAAMVVSAGWWLAIVELIPAADRPYIGGSQTNSILELALGYNGLGRITGNETGSVGGGAGPNGTGMWGATGLTRMFNGDIGGQVSWLIPSALILLAVGLWLRGRAPRTDARRAAYIVWGGWLLVTLLTFSLMAGIFHAYYTIALAPAIGALVGMGAREAWEHRHGLVGSLTLAIATAVAAIWSYTLLARTPDWFPWLRVAVVVAGLFAAAMFLVIGRVHRHAVPVVATAALVAALAGPAAYSLSTVTTPHTGSIPSAGPSGQGGMGGPGRGLAGGPPGGFGGFGGFGGFGGFGGQTGTAQGGTGTAQGGTGTAQGGTRQGPGGGMGGLLDASTPSTAVVSALSANASKYTWVAAAIGSQNAAGLQLGTRLPLMAIGGFNGSDPSPTLAQFQAWVSQGKVHYFLAGGQGGPGGGMGGSGTASQISSWVEQNYTAVTIGGSTFYDLTQPTSGATSSTTTSVN from the coding sequence ATGGACACCATGACGCTTCCCAGGCACGCGGCGCAGCCCGTGGCCGGACCCGCCGAAACCACTGCGCCGCAACGCTCCTGGGAGCGTCCCGCACTGGTCGGCCTGCTGGTCGCGACCGCGGCGCTCTACTTCTACGGGCTCACCGCCAGCGGCTGGGCCAACTCCTTCTACTCCGCCGCCGTCCAAGCCGGAAGCGAGAGCTGGAAGGCCTTCTTCTTCGGCAGCTCCGACACCGGCAACTCGATCACCGTCGACAAGACGCCCGCCTCGCTGTGGGTGATGGCGCTGTCGGTGCGGGCATTCGGGCTCAGCTCGTTCAGCATCCTCATGCCCGAGGTGCTCATGGGCGTCGCCTCGGTCGGCGTGCTGTATGCGACGGTCAGGCACCAGTTCGGTGCCGCCGCAGGCCTGCTCGCCGGCGCGGTCCTCGCGCTGACCCCGGTCGCGGTGATGATGTTCCGCTTCAACAACCCCGATGCGCTGCTGGTGCTGCTCATGACCCTCGGGGCGTGGGCGACGATGAAGGCGATCGAGAAGGCCAGCCCCCGCTGGCTCATCTGGGTCGGCGTCTTCGTCGGCTTCGGCTTCCTCACCAAGATGCTGCAGGCCCTGCTGGTCGTGCCGGCCTTCGCCCTGGCCTACCTCGTGGCCGCGGACACCCCGCTGCGCAAGCGCCTCCTGCACCTGCTCGCCGCCGGCGCCGCCATGGTCGTCTCGGCCGGCTGGTGGTTGGCCATCGTCGAGCTCATCCCCGCCGCCGACCGTCCCTACATCGGTGGCTCGCAGACCAACTCGATCCTCGAGCTCGCCCTCGGCTACAACGGCCTGGGCCGGATCACCGGCAACGAGACCGGTTCGGTCGGCGGCGGTGCCGGCCCGAACGGGACCGGCATGTGGGGCGCCACCGGCCTGACCCGCATGTTCAACGGCGACATCGGCGGCCAGGTGTCCTGGCTCATCCCGAGCGCGCTCATCCTGCTCGCCGTCGGCCTGTGGCTGCGCGGCCGGGCCCCGCGCACGGACGCCCGCCGCGCGGCATACATCGTCTGGGGCGGCTGGCTGCTCGTCACGCTGCTCACGTTCAGCCTGATGGCCGGCATCTTCCACGCCTACTACACGATCGCGCTGGCTCCGGCCATCGGCGCCCTGGTCGGCATGGGGGCCAGGGAGGCGTGGGAGCACCGGCACGGGCTGGTCGGCTCGCTCACCCTCGCGATCGCCACCGCGGTGGCCGCGATCTGGTCCTACACGCTGCTGGCCCGCACCCCTGACTGGTTCCCGTGGCTGCGCGTCGCGGTCGTCGTCGCGGGCCTGTTCGCCGCCGCGATGTTCCTGGTCATCGGCCGGGTCCACCGCCACGCGGTCCCGGTGGTCGCCACCGCGGCGCTCGTGGCTGCGCTGGCCGGCCCAGCGGCATACAGCCTGTCCACCGTCACGACCCCGCACACCGGCTCCATCCCGAGCGCGGGGCCGTCCGGCCAGGGCGGCATGGGTGGCCCGGGCCGCGGCCTGGCCGGCGGCCCTCCCGGCGGCTTCGGTGGCTTCGGTGGCTTCGGTGGCTTCGGTGGCTTCGGTGGGCAGACCGGCACCGCCCAGGGCGGCACCGGCACGGCGCAGGGCGGGACCGGCACGGCGCAGGGCGGCACCCGGCAGGGTCCCGGTGGCGGCATGGGCGGCCTGCTCGACGCCAGCACCCCGAGCACCGCGGTCGTCTCGGCCCTGTCGGCGAACGCCTCGAAGTACACCTGGGTCGCCGCGGCGATCGGCTCGCAGAACGCCGCCGGCCTGCAGCTGGGCACCCGGCTGCCGCTCATGGCGATCGGCGGGTTCAACGGCAGCGACCCCTCACCGACCCTGGCCCAGTTCCAGGCGTGGGTCAGCCAGGGCAAGGTGCACTACTTCCTCGCCGGGGGCCAGGGCGGACCCGGCGGCGGCATGGGCGGGTCGGGCACGGCCAGCCAGATCAGCAGCTGGGTGGAGCAGAACTACACCGCGGTCACCATCGGCGGCTCGACCTTCTACGACCTGACCCAGCCGACCAGCGGTGCCACCTCGTCCACCACGACGAGCGTGAACTGA
- a CDS encoding LCP family protein: MRAEGRRAHRHPLLRRGAIIGAALMAVVLVLGLLAYIKLNGNIHHLDLAGQLGSRPKAQATRDKQTDLPPMNILVMGSDTRNLGTNAFGTSAEVGGARSDTTLLVHLAADRKSAIVVSIPRDSMVKGPVSCKNKSNDMATWEVQQFNSFFSAGGPACTLRTVEQNTGIRIDHFMVINFLGFESMVDALGAVPVCVPQAVNDPLSGLKLPKGRSEVSGRQALAFVRARYTLGDGSDLSRIDRQQAFLSSMVQTATSSGTLLRPDKLFRFLDAATKSLTTDPGLGNLNSLREVAMSVQGLPSSQIRFLTVPVEPYTANQARVQWTDKASALWDAIAKDEPLPGTGKPPAGTPAPATSPTPAPTSEPLIVTPDKIHVSVINDSGVPGIARQDAGDLQLQGFQIEGFKTGSNRHSGVIVSYSPSKADSARTVAAAFPGAELRQDDLLGETIEVSVGTGSPQVVAVPNRIGTTPLPSRSAAATAPSATPTFKARAADADICSLH, translated from the coding sequence ATGAGGGCAGAGGGCCGCCGCGCCCACCGGCACCCGTTGCTGCGGCGGGGCGCGATCATCGGCGCGGCCCTGATGGCGGTGGTCCTCGTGCTGGGGCTGCTGGCCTACATCAAGCTCAACGGCAACATCCACCACCTCGACCTCGCGGGTCAGCTCGGGAGCCGGCCGAAGGCCCAGGCCACCAGGGACAAGCAGACCGACCTGCCGCCCATGAACATCCTCGTGATGGGGTCCGACACCCGGAACCTCGGCACGAACGCCTTCGGCACCTCCGCTGAGGTGGGCGGGGCGCGCTCGGACACCACCTTGCTCGTGCACCTGGCGGCGGACCGCAAGTCGGCCATCGTCGTCAGCATCCCGCGTGACTCCATGGTCAAGGGACCGGTCAGCTGCAAGAACAAGAGCAACGACATGGCGACCTGGGAGGTGCAGCAGTTCAACTCCTTCTTCTCGGCCGGGGGCCCCGCCTGCACGTTGCGGACGGTCGAGCAGAACACCGGCATCCGGATCGACCACTTCATGGTGATCAACTTCCTCGGCTTCGAGTCGATGGTCGATGCCCTGGGCGCGGTCCCCGTGTGCGTGCCCCAGGCGGTGAACGACCCCCTGAGCGGGCTGAAGCTCCCCAAGGGGCGCAGCGAAGTGAGCGGCAGGCAGGCGCTCGCCTTCGTGCGGGCGCGCTACACGCTGGGCGACGGGTCCGACCTGAGCCGGATCGACCGTCAGCAGGCGTTCCTCTCCTCGATGGTCCAGACGGCCACGAGCAGCGGGACGCTGCTGCGCCCGGACAAGCTCTTCCGCTTCCTCGACGCGGCGACCAAGTCGCTCACCACCGACCCCGGTCTCGGTAACCTCAACTCGCTGCGTGAGGTGGCGATGAGCGTCCAGGGTCTGCCCTCCTCGCAGATCCGCTTCCTCACCGTCCCGGTCGAGCCGTACACCGCGAACCAGGCGCGGGTGCAGTGGACCGACAAGGCGTCGGCCCTGTGGGACGCCATCGCCAAGGACGAGCCCCTCCCTGGCACGGGCAAGCCGCCTGCAGGCACCCCCGCGCCGGCCACCTCGCCGACGCCGGCGCCGACGTCCGAGCCGCTGATCGTCACGCCGGACAAGATCCACGTCTCGGTCATCAACGACTCGGGAGTGCCGGGCATCGCGCGTCAGGATGCGGGTGACCTGCAGCTGCAGGGCTTCCAGATCGAGGGGTTCAAGACCGGCAGCAACCGGCACAGCGGCGTCATCGTCAGCTACAGCCCCAGCAAGGCCGACTCTGCCCGCACCGTCGCGGCCGCGTTCCCGGGAGCCGAGCTCAGGCAGGACGACCTGCTCGGCGAGACGATCGAGGTCAGCGTGGGGACAGGCAGCCCCCAGGTCGTGGCGGTGCCCAACCGCATCGGCACCACGCCCCTGCCGTCCCGGTCGGCCGCCGCCACCGCGCCGTCCGCGACGCCGACGTTCAAGGCGCGCGCGGCCGACGCCGACATCTGCTCGCTGCACTGA
- a CDS encoding ABC transporter ATP-binding protein produces MTPSAPTPVRDGVAVSLRSVSKTYRLGDGSTLTAADGIDLDLGAGRFTAVVGPSGSGKSTLLHLIGAIDEPDSGTITVGEQEVTSLGRRALADYRSTIGFVFQQFHLIPALTLLDNVIAPLVGRRVAFDRHERARELLEAVGLGDRHASLPSQLSGGQQQRVAIARALVAGPGLLLADEPTGNLDSHTAGEILALLANLQRTHGTTVVMATHDPSVADRADRVVAIRDGRLDPAPA; encoded by the coding sequence ATGACCCCCTCGGCCCCCACCCCCGTCCGCGACGGTGTCGCCGTCAGCCTGCGCTCGGTGTCCAAGACCTACCGGCTCGGCGACGGGTCCACACTCACCGCCGCCGACGGGATCGACCTGGACCTCGGCGCCGGCCGGTTCACCGCCGTCGTCGGCCCGTCGGGCTCAGGCAAGTCGACCCTGCTCCACCTGATCGGCGCGATCGACGAGCCCGACTCGGGGACGATCACCGTCGGCGAGCAGGAGGTCACCAGCCTCGGCCGGCGGGCGCTCGCCGACTACCGTTCCACCATCGGCTTCGTCTTCCAGCAGTTCCACCTCATCCCGGCGCTGACGTTGCTGGACAACGTGATCGCTCCTCTCGTCGGCCGTCGAGTGGCCTTCGACCGGCACGAGCGCGCCCGTGAGCTGCTCGAGGCGGTCGGCCTCGGCGACCGTCACGCCTCGCTGCCCTCCCAGCTGTCTGGTGGACAGCAGCAGCGCGTCGCCATCGCCCGCGCGCTTGTCGCCGGCCCGGGGCTGCTCCTGGCCGACGAGCCCACGGGCAACCTCGACAGTCACACCGCCGGCGAGATCCTCGCGCTGCTCGCGAACCTGCAGCGCACCCACGGCACGACCGTCGTCATGGCTACGCACGACCCTTCGGTCGCGGACCGCGCCGACCGGGTGGTCGCGATCCGCGACGGCCGGCTCGACCCGGCGCCGGCGTGA